The Tenacibaculum jejuense genome includes a window with the following:
- a CDS encoding sensor histidine kinase, translating to MQQQGGEVLIISTIIIALIVIFLIILFTVFQRRKNQLLKEKSLEKKRFEREIAETQIEIREETLRNISWELHDNIGQLLTLAKIQLQNATSESLDDISETITKSLNEIRSLSKLINPEFIKNIALKEALQLEIERFNRLQFIQATLQIKGEEKELNQKHGIILFRILQEFFSNTIKHAKGTKLEVSLSFEPEKLTIQAIDDGIGFNMEEIQKKGIGLENMKTRAKLINAEINLESKPNNGTELNIYYYF from the coding sequence ATGCAGCAACAAGGAGGAGAGGTATTAATTATATCAACAATTATTATCGCATTAATTGTTATTTTCTTAATTATATTATTTACCGTTTTTCAGCGCCGTAAAAATCAATTATTAAAAGAAAAGTCATTAGAGAAAAAACGATTCGAGCGCGAAATTGCAGAAACACAAATAGAAATTCGAGAAGAAACACTTAGAAATATTAGTTGGGAGTTGCACGATAATATCGGGCAACTCTTAACTTTAGCAAAAATACAGTTGCAAAATGCTACCTCAGAAAGTTTAGATGATATTTCAGAAACAATAACGAAAAGTTTAAATGAAATACGTTCACTTTCCAAGCTTATTAATCCTGAATTTATCAAAAATATAGCTTTAAAAGAAGCACTACAATTAGAGATAGAACGTTTCAATCGTTTACAATTCATTCAGGCTACATTACAAATCAAAGGAGAAGAAAAAGAGTTGAACCAAAAACACGGCATTATTTTGTTTCGAATTTTACAAGAATTTTTCTCAAATACGATAAAACATGCGAAAGGTACTAAATTGGAAGTTTCGTTGAGTTTTGAACCCGAAAAGCTAACAATTCAAGCAATTGATGATGGAATTGGTTTCAATATGGAAGAGATACAAAAAAAAGGAATAGGTTTAGAAAACATGAAAACAAGAGCAAAACTTATCAATGCAGAAATAAATTTAGAATCTAAACCCAATAATGGTACGGAATTAAATATTTATTATTACTTTTAG
- a CDS encoding response regulator transcription factor, whose translation MKYSVVVVDDHTLLSQAIEGMVNTFDKFKVLYTCKNGGEVKEKFKSSPRNIPDIVLVDVNMPVMNGIETTEWIVANYPDVHVLALSVEDADGTILKMLKAGAIGYLLKDTQKEVLEKALLEIMENGFYHTRNVTNLLLDSVSGKGNRNQVNFKENEIKFMRLACSELTYKEIAERMFLSPKTIDGYRDSLFTKLDVRNRVGLVMYAIKNKIYTP comes from the coding sequence ATGAAGTATTCAGTTGTTGTGGTCGACGATCATACGTTGTTATCACAAGCTATTGAAGGCATGGTTAATACTTTTGACAAGTTTAAAGTATTATATACATGCAAGAACGGAGGGGAGGTAAAAGAAAAGTTTAAATCTTCCCCCCGAAACATTCCAGACATCGTTCTTGTCGATGTTAATATGCCTGTAATGAATGGTATAGAAACGACAGAATGGATTGTTGCAAATTACCCTGATGTTCACGTTTTGGCATTATCAGTAGAAGATGCAGATGGAACTATTTTAAAAATGCTCAAAGCAGGAGCCATTGGTTATCTACTCAAAGATACCCAGAAAGAAGTGCTAGAAAAAGCGTTGTTAGAAATTATGGAAAATGGTTTTTATCATACCCGTAATGTAACTAACTTATTGCTAGATTCAGTTTCTGGAAAAGGAAACAGAAATCAAGTAAACTTTAAAGAGAATGAAATAAAGTTTATGCGATTAGCTTGTTCTGAACTTACTTACAAAGAAATTGCGGAGCGTATGTTTTTAAGTCCTAAAACCATAGACGGTTATAGAGACAGCTTATTTACTAAACTCGATGTTCGAAATCGAGTCGGTTTAGTGATGTATGCGATAAAAAATAAAATTTATACGCCCTAA
- the rbfA gene encoding 30S ribosome-binding factor RbfA — translation MEETNRQRKIAGVLQKDLVEVLQRAAQDGMKGVIISVSKVSVTADLGVAKVFLSVFPSEKRDEILEGVKSNTPLIRHELSQRTKNQLRRMPELLFFGDDSLDYIEDIDKSLKGEDENPIKNPEILPRRQKR, via the coding sequence ATGGAAGAAACTAATAGACAGCGAAAGATAGCAGGAGTACTACAAAAAGACTTAGTTGAAGTTTTACAACGTGCTGCTCAAGATGGAATGAAGGGAGTAATTATTTCTGTATCGAAAGTATCGGTTACAGCAGATTTAGGTGTGGCTAAAGTTTTTTTAAGCGTTTTCCCTTCAGAAAAAAGAGACGAAATTTTAGAAGGAGTAAAATCGAATACTCCATTAATTCGTCACGAATTATCGCAAAGAACCAAAAATCAATTGAGAAGAATGCCTGAATTGTTATTTTTTGGTGACGATAGTTTAGATTATATTGAGGACATTGATAAGTCTTTGAAAGGAGAAGATGAAAATCCTATTAAAAATCCAGAAATATTACCACGTCGTCAAAAAAGATAA
- a CDS encoding ABC transporter permease: MLGVIIGTLALFIILSAFSGLRAYSYSMLDSSDPDIKISANKGKSLLYTKELDEVLVSNIKIADFSKVVEERAFLKYGDKNHIAYIKGVDVNYTDVLQVDSILWKGHWIDPDFKNTAVIGYGIDDKLRIQNFLRPLVVFMPKPGTGIINPNNAYRSVNTQVVGVYGGSEEFRNKFVFTELHVAQKLMGYEDNRISAVELKVRNSDLIDEISQELQLELGETYKVQTRAELNELILKVINTENFVSYLIFTLIVIIALFNLIGAIIMMIIDKRKNLKTLLNIGASLKEIKKIFVFQGFLLCLIGMGIGLFLGLSLVFLQKEFGLFKLSPDLPYPVEFRWFNLITVILTILSLGFLAAKIAGSRITKAFIEK, encoded by the coding sequence ATGCTAGGAGTAATTATTGGAACTTTAGCGTTATTTATCATATTATCAGCTTTTTCTGGATTAAGAGCGTATAGCTATTCTATGTTAGATAGTTCTGATCCTGATATAAAAATTTCAGCAAATAAAGGCAAGAGTTTATTGTATACAAAAGAGTTAGATGAAGTTTTAGTATCTAATATTAAAATTGCTGATTTTTCAAAAGTTGTAGAAGAAAGAGCTTTTTTAAAATATGGAGACAAAAATCATATTGCTTATATTAAAGGAGTTGATGTAAATTACACTGATGTACTACAAGTAGATTCCATTTTGTGGAAAGGACATTGGATTGATCCTGACTTTAAAAACACTGCTGTAATTGGTTATGGTATAGACGATAAATTAAGAATACAAAACTTTTTAAGACCATTAGTAGTTTTTATGCCAAAACCAGGAACAGGTATTATTAATCCAAATAATGCATATCGATCTGTTAATACTCAAGTGGTTGGTGTTTATGGTGGTTCAGAAGAGTTTAGGAATAAATTTGTTTTTACTGAATTACATGTAGCTCAAAAATTAATGGGATATGAAGATAATCGAATTTCTGCAGTAGAATTGAAGGTAAGAAATTCAGATTTGATAGATGAAATATCTCAAGAGTTACAATTAGAATTAGGAGAAACGTACAAAGTTCAAACACGAGCAGAACTCAATGAATTAATCTTAAAGGTTATAAATACTGAAAATTTTGTATCATATCTTATTTTTACATTAATCGTAATCATTGCTTTATTTAATTTAATAGGAGCAATTATTATGATGATTATCGATAAAAGAAAAAATCTTAAAACTCTACTGAATATAGGAGCTTCGTTAAAGGAAATAAAAAAAATATTTGTATTTCAAGGCTTTTTACTTTGTCTGATAGGAATGGGAATAGGTTTGTTTTTAGGTCTGAGTTTAGTCTTTTTACAAAAAGAATTCGGGTTATTCAAATTAAGTCCAGATCTTCCATATCCTGTAGAATTCAGATGGTTTAATCTAATTACAGTAATATTAACAATATTAAGTTTAGGTTTCTTAGCTGCAAAAATTGCAGGAAGTAGAATTACAAAAGCATTTATAGAAAAGTAA
- the dusB gene encoding tRNA dihydrouridine synthase DusB — translation MVKIDNIELPDFPLLLAPMEDVSDPPFRALCKENGADVVYTEFISSEGLIRDAAKSVIKLDIYEKERPVGIQIFGANMDSMLRSIEIVEKTKPDIIDINFGCPVKKVVSKGAGAGILKDIDLMVKLTEAMVKHTDLPVTVKTRLGWDHDSIRIVEVAERLQDVGIKAISIHGRTRAQMYKGFADWKPIAEVKNNPRMHIPVFGNGDVDSPEKAMEMRDSYGLDGAMIGRAAIGYPWFFNEVKHFFETGEHLPKPTIAERVEVARRHLQMSIDWKGEHLGVVETRRHYTNYFKGIPHFKEYRLKLVTSDDPQDVFNAFNEIEQKFGNTRIPEIK, via the coding sequence ATGGTAAAGATAGACAACATAGAACTTCCTGATTTTCCATTGCTTTTAGCTCCAATGGAAGATGTTAGTGATCCGCCTTTTAGAGCACTATGTAAAGAAAATGGTGCAGATGTGGTATATACTGAGTTTATTTCTTCTGAAGGATTAATTCGTGACGCAGCAAAAAGCGTTATTAAGCTTGATATTTACGAAAAAGAGCGTCCTGTTGGTATTCAAATTTTTGGTGCTAATATGGATTCTATGTTACGTTCTATAGAAATTGTAGAAAAAACCAAACCCGATATTATTGATATTAATTTTGGTTGTCCGGTAAAAAAAGTAGTTTCTAAAGGAGCTGGAGCAGGTATTTTGAAAGATATTGATTTAATGGTAAAGCTTACTGAAGCTATGGTGAAACATACAGATTTACCTGTTACTGTTAAGACTCGTTTGGGTTGGGACCATGATTCAATTCGAATTGTAGAAGTTGCTGAACGCTTACAAGATGTTGGAATTAAAGCGATTTCTATTCATGGTCGTACTCGTGCGCAGATGTATAAAGGTTTTGCAGATTGGAAACCTATTGCTGAAGTAAAAAATAATCCTAGAATGCATATTCCTGTATTTGGAAATGGTGATGTAGATTCTCCAGAAAAAGCTATGGAAATGCGAGATTCTTATGGATTAGATGGTGCTATGATTGGTAGAGCTGCTATTGGTTACCCATGGTTTTTTAATGAAGTAAAACACTTTTTTGAAACTGGTGAGCATTTACCTAAACCAACAATTGCTGAACGTGTAGAAGTTGCACGTCGTCACTTGCAAATGTCTATCGATTGGAAAGGTGAACATTTGGGAGTTGTAGAAACTCGTAGACATTATACTAATTATTTTAAAGGAATTCCACACTTTAAAGAATATCGATTAAAGTTAGTTACTTCTGATGACCCACAAGATGTATTTAATGCTTTTAATGAAATAGAACAGAAATTTGGTAATACTAGAATACCAGAAATCAAGTAG
- a CDS encoding prolipoprotein diacylglyceryl transferase, with amino-acid sequence MEIPFEPILFGVKINIHLILEYLAFFLGYRYYAYLKKKSNDHILSENRLYIILGAAIGAFFGSRIVGFLEHPIVALENSLVYLFNVKTIMGGLFGGLLGVEISKKIIGEKQSSGDLFTLPIILGIFIGRIGCFLTGINEFTYGKETSFFMGMDLGDGLLRHPLAFYELIFLILLFFLLKNFKSKFSTNGDLFKVFMLSYFGFRFCIEFLKPNEFFVFGLSSIQILCITCWLYYYKFILKAMNYAR; translated from the coding sequence TTGGAAATCCCTTTTGAACCCATACTTTTTGGAGTAAAAATTAATATTCATCTGATATTAGAATATTTAGCTTTTTTTCTTGGATATCGTTATTACGCATATCTAAAAAAGAAATCTAACGATCATATTCTTTCAGAAAATAGACTTTATATTATTCTCGGAGCGGCTATTGGAGCTTTTTTTGGTTCAAGAATAGTCGGTTTTTTAGAACATCCAATTGTTGCACTAGAAAATTCGCTCGTATATTTATTTAATGTGAAAACCATCATGGGAGGTTTGTTTGGTGGTCTATTAGGAGTGGAAATTTCTAAAAAAATTATTGGAGAAAAACAATCTTCTGGTGATTTATTTACTTTACCCATAATTCTTGGAATTTTTATTGGTAGAATAGGTTGTTTTTTAACAGGAATTAATGAGTTTACTTACGGAAAAGAAACTTCTTTTTTTATGGGAATGGATTTAGGTGATGGTTTACTACGACATCCTTTAGCATTTTATGAATTGATTTTTCTAATCCTATTATTCTTTCTTTTAAAAAACTTTAAGAGTAAATTTTCAACAAACGGAGATCTTTTTAAAGTTTTTATGCTGAGTTATTTCGGATTTCGATTTTGTATAGAATTCTTAAAGCCAAATGAGTTTTTTGTTTTCGGATTAAGTTCCATTCAAATATTATGTATAACTTGTTGGTTATATTATTATAAGTTTATTTTAAAAGCTATGAATTATGCCCGTTAG
- a CDS encoding radical SAM protein — translation MPVRKYTYYDFTLSLCPECLRRVDAKIVFENDKVYMLKRCPEHGNSKVLIADDVEYYKNIRNYNKPSETPYTFNTKTHYGCPYDCGLCPDHEQHSCLTVLEVTDRCNLTCPTCYAGSSPTYGRHRTLEEIKKMLDTIVKNEKEPDVVQISGGEPTIHPQFFEILDYAKTLPIRHLMVNTNGIKIAKDKEFVKRLKTYTPDFEIYLQFDSFDDEVLKTMRGAKLSEVRKQAITNLNEVNLSTTLVVTLQKGLNDHEIGEIIEYALQQECVRGVTFQPTQIAGRLENFDPEKDRLTLTEVRRKILEQSPVFNSDDLIPVPCNPDALVMGYALKLGGEVFPLTRYVNPADLLDNSKNTIVYEQDEQLHGKMIELFSTGNSVEVAQENLKSIMCCLPNIDAPNLGYDNLFRIIIMQFIDAYNFDVRAVKKSCVHIVDKDYKIIPFETMNLFYRDDKKQRLEELKKESI, via the coding sequence ATGCCCGTTAGAAAATATACCTATTACGACTTTACATTGAGTTTATGTCCTGAATGTTTAAGAAGAGTTGATGCTAAAATCGTTTTTGAAAACGATAAAGTATATATGTTAAAGCGTTGTCCTGAACATGGAAACTCAAAAGTCTTAATAGCTGATGATGTAGAATATTATAAGAATATTAGAAATTACAATAAACCTTCTGAAACACCTTATACATTTAATACGAAAACCCATTATGGTTGTCCTTACGATTGTGGATTATGTCCAGATCATGAACAACACTCCTGTTTAACAGTATTAGAAGTAACAGATCGATGCAATTTAACTTGTCCGACTTGTTACGCAGGATCTTCACCAACGTATGGAAGACACAGAACTTTGGAGGAGATAAAGAAAATGTTAGATACGATTGTAAAAAATGAAAAAGAACCTGATGTAGTTCAAATTAGTGGAGGTGAACCAACTATTCATCCACAGTTTTTTGAAATTTTAGATTATGCGAAAACGCTTCCTATTCGTCATTTAATGGTAAATACGAATGGAATAAAAATAGCAAAAGACAAAGAATTTGTAAAAAGGCTAAAAACCTACACGCCAGATTTTGAAATTTATTTACAGTTTGATTCTTTTGATGATGAGGTTTTAAAAACAATGAGAGGAGCCAAATTATCTGAAGTTCGAAAACAAGCTATAACGAATTTGAATGAAGTTAATTTATCAACAACATTGGTTGTAACACTTCAAAAAGGATTAAATGATCACGAAATAGGAGAAATTATTGAATATGCACTACAACAAGAATGTGTACGAGGAGTTACTTTTCAACCGACACAAATAGCTGGTCGATTAGAGAATTTTGATCCAGAGAAAGATCGATTAACATTAACAGAAGTTCGAAGGAAAATTTTGGAACAATCTCCAGTTTTTAATTCAGATGATTTAATTCCAGTTCCTTGTAATCCTGATGCTTTAGTAATGGGCTATGCTTTAAAACTTGGAGGAGAAGTATTTCCGTTAACACGTTATGTAAATCCTGCTGATTTATTAGATAATAGTAAAAATACTATTGTTTATGAACAAGATGAACAACTACATGGAAAAATGATAGAATTGTTTAGTACAGGGAATTCTGTAGAAGTTGCTCAAGAAAACTTAAAGTCTATTATGTGCTGTTTACCCAATATAGATGCACCAAATTTGGGTTATGATAATCTATTTCGAATAATTATCATGCAGTTTATAGATGCTTATAATTTCGATGTGCGTGCAGTAAAAAAATCATGTGTACATATCGTTGATAAAGACTATAAAATTATTCCTTTTGAAACGATGAATTTATTCTACAGAGACGATAAAAAACAACGTTTAGAAGAACTTAAAAAAGAAAGCATATGA
- a CDS encoding LPXTG cell wall anchor domain-containing protein, translating to MIFLEGGMSGLWVLVLLMLAGPALVLGLIGFLFRRKNKKVATVFYILAILYFIIGWGVCSGM from the coding sequence ATGATTTTTTTAGAAGGAGGAATGTCTGGATTATGGGTACTAGTTTTACTAATGCTTGCAGGACCTGCTTTAGTTTTAGGCTTAATAGGTTTTTTATTTAGAAGAAAGAATAAGAAAGTGGCTACAGTCTTCTACATATTAGCCATTTTATATTTTATTATTGGTTGGGGAGTTTGTTCTGGAATGTAA